A single region of the Thermoleophilum album genome encodes:
- a CDS encoding branched-chain amino acid transaminase: MKSAELIWLNGEFVPWEDAKVHVLTHALHYGTAVFEGIRAYETPRGPAVFRHREHLERLARSARFYYMELPYSIEELRAATHELIARNGLRSCYIRPIAWRGFGPMGLNPLDNPVEVAIAVWEWGAYLGEDGKRNGVRAKISSWRRISPESLIPHAKATGQYLNSVLAKIESLKAGYEEAILLDHRGMVCEGTGENVFIVRDGVIATPPRTASILEGINRASVIEIARDLGYELVERDIARAELLLADEVFLTGTAAELTPVRSIDDVEIGPPGPITRELQRVFDDALHGRDPRYERWLDPVPITSTTA; the protein is encoded by the coding sequence GTGAAGAGTGCCGAGCTGATCTGGCTTAACGGCGAGTTCGTGCCGTGGGAGGACGCCAAGGTTCACGTCCTCACGCACGCGCTCCACTACGGCACCGCCGTCTTCGAGGGGATTCGCGCCTACGAGACGCCGCGCGGCCCGGCCGTTTTTCGCCACCGCGAGCACCTCGAGCGGCTCGCCCGCTCGGCGCGCTTCTACTACATGGAGCTGCCGTACTCGATCGAAGAACTCCGCGCCGCAACGCACGAGCTGATTGCCCGCAACGGCTTGCGCTCCTGCTACATCCGGCCGATTGCCTGGCGCGGCTTCGGTCCGATGGGGCTCAACCCGCTCGACAACCCGGTCGAGGTGGCGATCGCCGTGTGGGAGTGGGGCGCCTACCTCGGCGAGGACGGCAAGCGCAACGGGGTGCGCGCGAAGATCTCGAGCTGGCGGCGGATCTCCCCCGAGTCGTTGATCCCGCACGCCAAAGCGACCGGCCAGTACCTCAACTCGGTGCTGGCGAAGATCGAGTCGCTGAAGGCCGGTTACGAGGAAGCGATCCTCCTCGATCACCGCGGGATGGTGTGCGAGGGCACCGGCGAGAACGTCTTCATCGTCCGTGACGGAGTGATCGCCACGCCGCCGCGTACTGCCAGCATCCTCGAGGGGATCAACCGCGCCTCGGTGATCGAAATCGCGCGCGACCTCGGTTACGAGCTGGTCGAGCGCGACATCGCACGTGCCGAGCTGCTGTTGGCGGACGAGGTGTTCCTTACCGGCACGGCCGCCGAGCTGACGCCGGTGCGGTCGATCGACGACGTCGAAATCGGGCCGCCGGGACCGATCACGCGCGAGCTGCAACGCGTCTTCGACGACGCCTTGCACGGACGCGACCCGCGCTACGAAAGGTGGCTCGATCCTGTGCCGATAACATCCACGACAGCGTGA
- the leuC gene encoding 3-isopropylmalate dehydratase large subunit: MGKTMFDKIWEAHEVADGLLYIDLHLVHEVTSPQAFEGLRLAGRRVRRPDRTLATADHNVPTDGARSAAEIRDLLSRKQVEALERNCREFGIPVFSVGSRRQGIVHVIGPELGLTQPGMTIVCGDSHTSTHGAFGALAFGIGTSEVEHVLATQTLRQRKPRSMRIRYEGELGYGVTAKDLILGTIGRIGVDGGVGHVIEYAGPVIERLPMEGRMTICNMTIEGGGRAGMIAPDDTTFAWLEGRPAAPDPLPVDEWRALRSDPDAVFDREVVIDASELAPQVTWGTTPAMVVDVTGRVPEPRNAAEERALEYMGLEPGTPIQEITIDRVFIGSCTNSRLRDLREAAEVVAGRKVAPGVRAMVVPGSMQVREQAEAEGLDKIFRDAGFEWRTAGCSMCLGMNPDVAGPGERVASTSNRNFEGRQGRGARSHLVSPRMAAAAAIEGRFVDIRNWN; this comes from the coding sequence ATGGGCAAAACGATGTTCGACAAGATCTGGGAGGCGCACGAGGTCGCCGACGGTCTGCTCTACATCGACCTGCACCTCGTGCATGAGGTGACCTCGCCACAGGCGTTCGAGGGCTTGCGCCTCGCCGGTCGCCGGGTTCGGCGGCCGGATCGCACGCTCGCCACCGCCGACCACAACGTGCCCACCGACGGTGCCCGCAGCGCCGCCGAGATCCGTGATCTGCTCTCGCGCAAGCAGGTCGAGGCGCTCGAGCGCAACTGCCGCGAGTTTGGCATCCCCGTCTTTTCCGTCGGCTCGCGCCGGCAAGGCATCGTCCACGTGATCGGCCCCGAGCTCGGCCTCACCCAACCGGGGATGACGATCGTCTGCGGTGACTCGCACACCTCGACGCACGGGGCGTTCGGCGCGCTCGCTTTCGGGATCGGCACGAGCGAGGTCGAGCACGTGTTGGCCACGCAGACGCTGCGGCAGCGTAAGCCGCGCTCGATGCGCATCCGCTACGAGGGCGAGCTCGGTTACGGCGTCACCGCCAAGGACCTGATCCTCGGCACGATCGGTCGGATCGGCGTCGACGGCGGTGTCGGTCACGTCATCGAGTACGCCGGACCGGTGATCGAGCGGCTGCCGATGGAAGGCCGCATGACGATCTGCAACATGACGATCGAGGGCGGCGGTCGCGCCGGGATGATCGCGCCCGACGACACCACCTTCGCCTGGCTCGAGGGCCGGCCGGCGGCGCCCGATCCGCTGCCGGTCGACGAGTGGCGAGCCCTGCGCAGCGACCCCGACGCGGTTTTCGACCGCGAGGTCGTCATCGACGCCAGCGAGCTCGCTCCGCAGGTGACGTGGGGGACGACGCCGGCGATGGTCGTCGATGTCACCGGGCGTGTGCCCGAGCCGCGCAACGCGGCCGAAGAGCGAGCCCTCGAGTACATGGGTCTCGAGCCCGGCACACCGATCCAAGAGATCACCATCGACCGCGTCTTCATCGGCTCGTGCACGAACTCGCGCTTGCGCGACCTGCGCGAAGCGGCCGAAGTCGTCGCTGGACGCAAGGTCGCGCCGGGCGTGCGCGCGATGGTGGTGCCGGGATCGATGCAGGTGCGCGAACAGGCGGAGGCCGAGGGACTCGACAAGATCTTCCGCGACGCCGGTTTCGAATGGCGCACGGCAGGCTGCTCGATGTGCCTCGGCATGAACCCCGACGTCGCCGGGCCCGGCGAGCGGGTCGCCTCGACCTCGAACCGCAACTTCGAGGGCCGTCAGGGCCGGGGCGCCCGGTCCCACCTGGTCAGCCCGCGGATGGCGGCCGCAGCGGCGATCGAGGGGCGCTTCGTCGACATCCGCAACTGGAACTGA
- the leuB gene encoding 3-isopropylmalate dehydrogenase, protein MSAPRIVLLPGDGIGPEITASARAVLERLGKFELEEQLIGGAAIDACGEPLPAATLAACKAADAVLLAAVGGPKWDTTDPAAPRPEQGLLALRRELGLYANLRPVRPLPALLDASPLKREVIAGCDLLVVRELTGGIYFGRRERLADRAYDTCEYTVGEIERIARVAFRSARRRVTSIDKANVLETSRLWREVVTRVGREEFPGVELEHMLVDNAAMQLVANPRRFDVVLAENMFGDILSDEAAMLTGSLGMLPSASLGDPGKPGLFEPVHGSAPDIAGQGIANPLAMLGSVVLMLRHGLAMEDAAARLQSAIERALEEGLRTRDLGGSATTEEATQAVLAHL, encoded by the coding sequence GTGAGCGCGCCACGGATCGTGCTCCTGCCGGGTGACGGCATCGGGCCCGAGATCACCGCCAGCGCGCGCGCGGTGCTCGAGCGGCTAGGCAAGTTCGAGCTCGAAGAGCAGCTCATCGGCGGCGCGGCCATCGACGCCTGCGGCGAGCCGCTGCCGGCCGCGACGCTCGCCGCCTGCAAGGCCGCCGACGCGGTGCTGCTAGCCGCCGTCGGCGGTCCCAAGTGGGACACCACCGACCCGGCGGCGCCCCGGCCCGAGCAAGGTCTGCTCGCACTGCGGCGCGAGCTCGGCCTCTACGCCAACCTGCGGCCAGTGCGCCCGCTGCCCGCGCTGCTCGACGCCAGCCCGCTCAAACGTGAAGTCATAGCCGGCTGCGACCTCCTCGTCGTGCGCGAGCTGACGGGCGGGATCTACTTCGGGCGCCGCGAGCGGCTCGCCGACCGCGCCTACGACACGTGCGAATACACCGTCGGCGAGATCGAGCGTATCGCTCGCGTCGCTTTCCGCAGCGCGCGCCGGCGTGTCACAAGCATCGACAAGGCGAACGTGCTCGAGACCTCGCGGCTGTGGCGCGAGGTCGTGACCCGCGTCGGGCGCGAGGAGTTTCCGGGCGTCGAGCTCGAGCACATGCTCGTCGACAACGCCGCTATGCAGCTCGTCGCGAACCCGCGCCGCTTCGACGTGGTCCTCGCCGAGAACATGTTCGGCGACATCCTCTCCGACGAGGCGGCGATGCTCACCGGGTCGCTCGGCATGTTGCCGTCAGCGTCGCTCGGCGATCCCGGCAAGCCGGGCCTCTTTGAGCCGGTCCACGGTTCCGCGCCCGACATCGCCGGTCAGGGCATCGCCAACCCGCTGGCGATGCTCGGCTCGGTGGTTCTGATGCTGCGCCACGGCCTGGCTATGGAAGACGCCGCGGCGCGTTTACAATCGGCGATCGAGCGCGCGCTCGAGGAGGGTCTGCGCACGCGTGACCTGGGCGGGAGCGCGACCACCGAGGAGGCCACGCAGGCCGTCCTCGCGCACCTTTAG
- a CDS encoding enoyl-CoA hydratase-related protein, whose amino-acid sequence MSDEIKLERRSDGVAVVTLAAPARRNALTVAMAEALIAACESIDADHTIGAVVVRGEGGFFCSGGDRATLAAAGRDPAAPEAYAGMGAIYRSFARVGELEPPTVAAVRGGAVGAGLNLMLATDLRIVAEDALIVSGFMPIGLHPGGGHGALLGRTGAREAAAALALFGERIDGRRAAELGLAWRALPDEEVDAAALELAERAARDPELARRTARSLRSELGPPPLPWPAALELERSAQMWSMRRKELAQP is encoded by the coding sequence ATGAGCGACGAAATCAAGCTGGAGCGGCGCTCCGACGGCGTGGCGGTGGTGACGCTTGCTGCGCCGGCGCGTCGCAACGCGCTGACGGTCGCGATGGCCGAGGCGCTGATCGCCGCTTGCGAGTCAATCGACGCCGACCACACGATCGGTGCGGTGGTGGTGCGCGGCGAAGGTGGCTTTTTCTGTTCGGGAGGCGACCGTGCGACGCTCGCGGCCGCGGGGCGTGATCCCGCCGCCCCCGAGGCGTACGCAGGAATGGGGGCGATCTACCGCTCGTTCGCGCGCGTCGGCGAACTGGAACCGCCGACCGTCGCTGCCGTGCGCGGCGGCGCGGTGGGGGCTGGACTGAATCTGATGCTCGCAACCGACCTGCGGATCGTCGCCGAAGACGCGCTTATCGTCTCCGGCTTCATGCCAATCGGTCTGCACCCGGGTGGCGGCCACGGCGCCCTACTCGGTCGCACCGGCGCGCGCGAGGCGGCGGCCGCACTGGCTCTGTTTGGCGAGCGGATCGACGGGCGCCGCGCTGCCGAGCTCGGGCTCGCTTGGCGTGCGCTGCCCGACGAGGAGGTCGACGCCGCCGCCCTCGAGCTCGCCGAGCGCGCCGCTCGCGACCCCGAGCTGGCGCGGCGGACGGCACGCTCGCTGCGCAGCGAGCTAGGGCCACCGCCGTTGCCGTGGCCCGCCGCGCTCGAGCTCGAACGGTCGGCGCAGATGTGGTCGATGCGTCGCAAGGAGCTAGCGCAGCCGTGA
- the leuD gene encoding 3-isopropylmalate dehydratase small subunit, with protein sequence MKPISVIEGGVTVLDRPNVDTDQIVPKQFLKRIERTGFGEFLFYDWRQEPGFELPRNPILATGPNFGCGSSREHAPWAIQDYGFEAIVAPSFADIFYSNCTKIGLLPVVLSEDEVRAVMAAGRARIDLAAQTVSWSGGEARFEIDPEIKHRLLNGLDDIAVTLQQIDAIERYERERERSGPVTTAVA encoded by the coding sequence GTGAAGCCGATCAGCGTCATCGAGGGCGGGGTGACGGTCCTCGACCGTCCCAACGTCGACACCGACCAGATCGTCCCCAAGCAGTTCCTGAAGCGCATCGAACGCACCGGTTTCGGCGAGTTTCTCTTCTACGACTGGCGGCAAGAGCCGGGCTTCGAGCTACCCCGCAACCCGATCCTCGCCACGGGACCGAACTTCGGTTGCGGCTCGTCGCGCGAGCATGCGCCCTGGGCTATTCAGGACTACGGCTTCGAGGCGATCGTCGCGCCGAGTTTCGCCGACATCTTCTACTCGAACTGCACGAAGATCGGGCTGCTGCCGGTGGTGTTGTCGGAGGACGAGGTGCGCGCGGTGATGGCTGCCGGGCGCGCTCGTATCGATCTCGCGGCACAGACCGTCTCCTGGTCGGGTGGCGAGGCGCGGTTCGAGATCGATCCCGAGATCAAGCACCGCTTGCTGAACGGGCTCGACGACATCGCCGTGACGCTGCAGCAGATCGACGCGATCGAGCGCTACGAGCGCGAGCGCGAGCGATCCGGTCCTGTCACGACAGCTGTCGCCTGA